Proteins from a genomic interval of Mycolicibacterium grossiae:
- a CDS encoding TetR/AcrR family transcriptional regulator translates to MGTRGRPRAFDRTAALERAIDVFWEKGFEGASMADLTAAMGIGTTSLYAAFGSKDELFREAVEHYAIYAGAEIWGAVTDADTARGAIEGYLLATARAFTRGDRPSGCLVVLSALHANGATADLRDDLIGKRGQSVEDLAAVLQRGVERGELPAGLDVRAVARFYATVQQGMSIQARDGADRATLEGIAHAALAAWEPLLVSASAA, encoded by the coding sequence ATGGGAACGCGTGGTCGGCCGCGCGCATTCGACAGGACCGCGGCGCTCGAACGGGCGATCGACGTGTTCTGGGAGAAGGGGTTCGAAGGCGCCTCCATGGCCGACCTCACCGCGGCCATGGGCATCGGGACGACGAGCCTCTATGCGGCCTTCGGATCGAAGGACGAACTCTTCCGCGAAGCCGTCGAGCACTACGCGATCTACGCCGGCGCCGAGATCTGGGGCGCGGTGACCGACGCGGACACCGCGCGCGGCGCCATCGAGGGCTACCTTTTGGCGACGGCACGCGCCTTCACCCGCGGCGACCGGCCGAGCGGCTGTCTCGTCGTGCTGTCGGCGCTCCACGCCAACGGCGCGACGGCGGATCTGCGGGACGACCTCATCGGCAAGCGCGGCCAGAGCGTCGAGGACTTGGCCGCCGTGCTCCAGCGAGGCGTCGAACGCGGTGAACTACCCGCCGGTCTCGACGTGCGCGCCGTGGCCCGGTTCTATGCGACGGTGCAGCAGGGCATGTCGATCCAGGCCCGTGACGGCGCCGACCGTGCGACGCTGGAGGGCATCGCGCACGCGGCGCTCGCGGCCTGGGAGCCGCTGCTCGTCAGTGCTTCCGCCGCCTGA
- a CDS encoding sensor histidine kinase, giving the protein MTDPGRTATPSLRRRVVATTLGVLVVLLVLLGVVIDVAVGAQARRDLHDRLMATVARADALAETGTPPQQLVAELAGGSIRVRLLTADGVDYGDPNVPLDVADGDVAPPRPPRPPHGGAPPGAPGPPVPPGPPRDRPDGRAPPDATATAVTHRLPGGGRLVLIADTTATTSLLRQLRIVVIVSALVVLAIAAVALSFVVDVAMSPLRRLTGVAESITSGDRGRRVRPDRPDTELGRAAAAFDAMLDELEDSEQRARGSAADAERADAATRQFLADAAHELRTPIAGMHAGAERIASAAAQHAGDADADAQRRRADLVLTEARRAGRLVADMLDLSRIDAGAGLRVTDCDLTALVEAERERCTLLAPAVTVTRTGAPAVRVRADGVRIAQILANLGDNARRHTPAGGSLAFDVRVADDLAVVTVTDSGSGVAVDQRERIFERLVRLDDARTRDHGGAGLGLPIARALARAHGGDLTYVPGGPGAAFRLVLPVAGPRSA; this is encoded by the coding sequence GTGACCGACCCCGGCCGCACCGCCACCCCCTCTCTCCGGCGCCGCGTCGTGGCGACCACTCTGGGCGTGCTCGTCGTCCTGCTCGTCCTGCTCGGCGTCGTCATCGACGTCGCCGTGGGCGCCCAGGCCCGCCGCGACCTGCACGACCGGCTGATGGCGACGGTGGCGCGCGCCGACGCACTCGCCGAGACCGGTACCCCGCCGCAGCAGCTGGTCGCCGAACTCGCCGGCGGCAGTATCCGGGTCCGACTGCTGACCGCCGACGGCGTCGACTACGGCGACCCGAACGTGCCGCTCGACGTCGCCGACGGCGACGTCGCCCCACCCCGTCCGCCGCGGCCGCCGCACGGCGGTGCGCCACCGGGTGCGCCCGGCCCACCGGTGCCGCCCGGACCCCCGCGGGACCGTCCCGACGGGCGCGCCCCGCCCGACGCCACCGCAACGGCCGTCACCCACCGTCTCCCCGGTGGCGGCCGGCTGGTGCTGATCGCCGACACGACGGCCACCACCAGCCTGCTGCGGCAGCTGCGGATCGTGGTGATCGTGTCGGCGCTGGTCGTGCTGGCGATCGCCGCGGTCGCCCTGTCCTTCGTCGTCGACGTCGCGATGTCACCGTTGCGTCGGCTGACCGGCGTCGCAGAGTCCATCACGTCGGGCGACCGCGGGCGCCGTGTGCGACCCGACCGTCCCGACACGGAATTGGGCCGCGCCGCAGCGGCATTCGACGCGATGCTCGACGAGTTGGAGGACTCCGAGCAGCGGGCGCGAGGGTCCGCCGCGGACGCCGAACGGGCCGACGCCGCCACCCGCCAGTTCCTGGCCGACGCCGCTCACGAACTCCGGACGCCCATCGCCGGCATGCACGCCGGCGCCGAACGCATCGCGTCGGCCGCGGCGCAGCACGCCGGTGACGCCGACGCCGACGCTCAACGCCGCCGCGCCGACCTGGTGCTCACCGAAGCCCGACGTGCCGGCCGGCTGGTGGCCGACATGCTCGACCTGAGCCGCATCGACGCCGGGGCCGGCCTTCGAGTCACCGACTGCGACCTGACGGCTCTGGTCGAGGCCGAGCGCGAGCGCTGCACACTGCTGGCCCCCGCCGTGACGGTCACCCGGACCGGGGCGCCCGCGGTAAGGGTCCGCGCCGATGGCGTGCGCATCGCGCAGATACTCGCCAACCTCGGCGACAACGCCCGACGGCACACGCCCGCCGGGGGCTCGCTCGCGTTCGACGTGCGCGTCGCCGACGACTTGGCGGTCGTGACCGTCACCGACTCCGGCAGCGGAGTCGCAGTGGATCAGCGCGAGCGCATCTTCGAGCGCCTCGTCCGCCTGGACGACGCACGCACGCGGGACCACGGCGGCGCGGGACTCGGTCTGCCGATCGCCCGCGCACTGGCCCGCGCCCACGGCGGCGACCTGACGTACGTCCCTGGCGGCCCGGGTGCGGCGTTCCGACTGGTGCTGCCGGTGGCCGGTCCGCGGTCGGCCTAG
- a CDS encoding MmpS family transport accessory protein produces the protein MIGAVKRVWLPVLFVVALAIGVVTVSHLRSIFGSDGAVVTPVGSDTAEKFNPKVVVYEVFGSGSTADINYVDLGGVPRKTGTVPLPWTLRLETTIPSVQPNLLAQGDGSSIGCRVTVDDEVKDERTAQGVNAATYCLVKAA, from the coding sequence GTGATCGGCGCCGTCAAGCGCGTGTGGTTGCCCGTGCTGTTCGTCGTGGCCCTGGCGATCGGCGTCGTCACCGTGTCGCACCTGCGGTCGATCTTCGGCTCCGACGGAGCCGTCGTGACCCCGGTCGGGTCCGACACCGCCGAGAAGTTCAATCCCAAAGTCGTCGTGTACGAGGTCTTCGGCTCTGGATCGACCGCCGACATCAACTACGTCGACCTCGGCGGCGTGCCGCGAAAGACCGGCACGGTGCCGCTGCCGTGGACGTTGCGACTCGAGACGACGATCCCCTCGGTGCAACCCAATCTGCTTGCGCAAGGCGATGGTTCGTCGATCGGTTGCCGCGTCACCGTCGACGACGAAGTCAAGGACGAAAGGACGGCGCAGGGCGTGAATGCCGCGACGTACTGCTTGGTGAAGGCCGCATGA
- a CDS encoding YoaK family protein, with amino-acid sequence MPNRSFPADDKVRLRFAVVLAMIAGISDAIGFMQYAQLFMSFMSGNTTRFGEAASSADWIGVVRFGGVIAIFCFGAFLGTLIAAWVGRWRLAALLTIQGSLLLIGVFLPHGTEAVPWHVYPIVLALGLQNATLQDEAGRSLALTYVTGTVVRFGAGLANMLLHKPAPSFWIQGPLWLGLTSGAVLGGVLQHHFGEAAFLVPATMLLLLAILAFVLTYLMPRSEVVINPHAPQPDAHPDAKPTVVV; translated from the coding sequence ATGCCCAACCGCAGTTTCCCCGCCGACGACAAGGTCCGGCTCCGCTTCGCGGTGGTACTGGCGATGATCGCCGGCATCTCCGACGCCATCGGCTTCATGCAGTACGCGCAGCTGTTCATGTCGTTCATGAGCGGCAACACCACGCGGTTCGGCGAGGCCGCGAGTTCCGCCGACTGGATCGGCGTCGTGCGGTTCGGCGGCGTCATCGCGATCTTCTGCTTCGGCGCCTTCCTGGGCACGCTCATCGCGGCCTGGGTGGGCCGGTGGCGGCTTGCCGCCCTGCTCACCATCCAGGGGTCACTGCTGCTGATCGGCGTCTTCCTCCCGCACGGCACCGAAGCCGTGCCGTGGCACGTCTACCCCATCGTGCTCGCGCTCGGACTGCAGAACGCCACGCTGCAGGACGAAGCGGGCCGCAGCCTCGCCCTCACCTACGTCACCGGCACGGTCGTCCGATTCGGCGCCGGTCTGGCCAACATGCTGCTGCACAAGCCGGCACCGTCCTTCTGGATTCAGGGGCCGCTCTGGCTCGGCCTGACCAGCGGCGCAGTGCTCGGTGGGGTGCTGCAGCACCACTTCGGCGAAGCCGCATTCCTGGTTCCGGCCACCATGCTGCTCCTGCTGGCGATACTGGCCTTCGTGCTGACCTACCTGATGCCACGTAGCGAGGTGGTCATCAATCCGCATGCGCCGCAACCGGATGCGCACCCCGACGCCAAGCCGACGGTCGTCGTGTGA
- a CDS encoding glycoside hydrolase family 6 protein has protein sequence MTSSAAAAVARWIAPCLTVAAIAGIGLVHAPAPVEQAPSIRLVDDANPLVGLPFYVNPNSAAMRAANGAGSPELTTIANTPTAYWMDHLSTPSVDAKYIADAQAAGTRPILALYGIPHRDCGSFAAGGFGSADAYRGWIDGVTAAIGSGPAAVILEPDALAMADCLSADQRQERFDLIRYAVDSLTRNPGTAVYVDAGHSRWVSADTMAARLNDVGVAKARGFSLNTANFFTTEEEIGYGDAISGMTGGKPYVIDTSRNGAGPADGELYWCNPTGRALGAFPTTATGNGNVDAFLWVKRPGESDGSCGRGQPGAGRFVNQYAIDLARNAGQ, from the coding sequence GTGACGTCCTCAGCTGCTGCCGCCGTGGCGCGGTGGATCGCCCCCTGTCTCACCGTTGCGGCCATCGCCGGGATCGGCCTGGTGCACGCGCCGGCGCCCGTGGAGCAGGCGCCGTCGATCCGCCTGGTCGACGACGCGAACCCGCTGGTCGGCCTGCCGTTCTACGTCAATCCGAACTCGGCGGCGATGCGCGCCGCCAACGGCGCCGGCAGCCCGGAGCTGACGACCATCGCGAACACGCCGACGGCCTACTGGATGGATCACCTGTCCACCCCGTCGGTGGACGCGAAGTACATCGCCGACGCGCAGGCCGCCGGAACGCGCCCGATCCTCGCTCTGTACGGCATCCCGCATCGCGACTGCGGCAGTTTCGCGGCCGGCGGGTTCGGCTCGGCGGACGCCTACCGCGGCTGGATCGACGGCGTGACCGCGGCGATCGGATCCGGTCCGGCCGCGGTCATCCTCGAACCCGACGCGCTGGCGATGGCTGATTGTCTCTCCGCCGATCAGCGTCAGGAGCGCTTCGACCTCATCCGGTATGCCGTCGACTCGCTGACCCGCAACCCGGGGACCGCCGTATACGTCGACGCCGGCCACTCCCGGTGGGTGAGTGCCGACACGATGGCGGCCCGGCTGAACGACGTCGGCGTGGCCAAGGCCCGCGGCTTCAGTCTCAACACCGCCAACTTCTTCACCACCGAGGAGGAGATCGGCTACGGCGACGCGATCTCGGGGATGACGGGCGGCAAGCCGTACGTCATCGACACCTCGCGCAACGGCGCCGGACCCGCCGACGGCGAGCTGTACTGGTGCAACCCGACCGGCCGTGCGCTCGGCGCCTTCCCGACCACGGCGACCGGCAACGGCAACGTCGACGCCTTCCTCTGGGTGAAGCGTCCCGGCGAGTCCGACGGCTCCTGCGGTCGCGGCCAGCCCGGTGCGGGCCGCTTCGTCAACCAGTACGCCATCGATCTGGCGCGCAACGCCGGCCAGTAG
- a CDS encoding STAS domain-containing protein → MSVFEPRTRRPNIDVSTTHRDGAVIVAVRGDIDLVTASTFSREVFAALDGDPALLVIDLTAVDFLASIGLGTLVDARTTAPPEVRVVVVADGPATSRPIRITGVDDAVPLYATVADALRAAQG, encoded by the coding sequence ATGAGTGTCTTCGAACCACGTACCCGGCGTCCCAACATCGACGTATCGACCACCCACCGCGACGGCGCCGTCATCGTCGCCGTTCGCGGCGACATCGACCTCGTGACGGCGTCGACCTTCTCGCGCGAGGTATTCGCCGCACTCGACGGCGACCCCGCTCTGCTCGTGATCGACCTGACGGCCGTCGACTTCCTGGCCTCGATCGGCCTCGGCACCTTGGTGGACGCGCGCACGACGGCGCCGCCGGAGGTGCGCGTCGTCGTGGTCGCCGACGGTCCGGCGACCAGCCGGCCCATTCGGATCACCGGCGTCGACGACGCCGTCCCGCTCTACGCCACCGTGGCGGACGCCCTGCGCGCCGCACAGGGGTGA
- a CDS encoding TetR/AcrR family transcriptional regulator, with the protein MIDEPCRGLRKDAVRNRQRVLVAARELFASRGLDATLNDVARHANVGVGTVYRRFATKEELVEAIFEDGMEQIVCLAETALRQECSWTGFVWFVEQLCELTATDRGLREIVYSKAGGYRVECARERLTPSITKLVERARDDGHLRPDVEHTDMPIVGLLAGTVSEWAGHVDADLWRRYVALLLDGMRQRDEQQRLPVDALSPDQMDEAMRGWRPTG; encoded by the coding sequence ATGATTGACGAACCATGCCGTGGCCTGCGCAAGGACGCCGTCCGCAACCGGCAGCGCGTGCTGGTGGCCGCCCGCGAACTGTTCGCCAGCAGGGGTCTCGACGCGACGCTGAACGACGTCGCTCGACACGCCAACGTCGGCGTCGGAACGGTCTATCGACGCTTCGCGACCAAGGAGGAGCTGGTCGAGGCCATCTTCGAGGACGGCATGGAGCAGATCGTGTGCCTCGCGGAGACGGCGCTGCGCCAGGAATGCTCGTGGACCGGCTTCGTGTGGTTCGTCGAGCAGCTCTGCGAACTGACGGCCACCGACCGCGGTCTCCGGGAAATCGTCTACAGCAAGGCCGGCGGCTACCGCGTCGAATGTGCCCGCGAGCGGCTCACCCCGTCGATCACGAAGCTCGTCGAGCGGGCCCGCGACGACGGCCACCTCCGACCGGACGTCGAACACACCGACATGCCGATCGTCGGCCTCCTCGCCGGCACCGTGAGCGAGTGGGCGGGCCACGTCGACGCCGACCTATGGCGCCGCTACGTGGCGCTGCTACTCGACGGCATGCGCCAGCGCGACGAACAGCAGCGCCTGCCGGTCGACGCGCTGTCCCCCGATCAGATGGACGAGGCGATGCGCGGCTGGCGCCCGACGGGGTGA
- a CDS encoding response regulator transcription factor — MSATRGVPRVLVIEDSDAIRELVVEALNDAGYAAAGHVDGDGLERTLDGYRPDAVILDVMVPGRDGFALIDVVRAWGDVGILMLTARDALDDRVRGLDGGADDYVVKPFEMSELLSRVGAVLRRRGGVPSTVAVGDLLVDRSAGVATRAGHRLPLTATELKILEFLLDHRGRIVSAAQILTAVWGYAAYDDNLVHVHISSLRRKLEAHGPRIVHTARGIGYSLRAEPRAEPNAEGP; from the coding sequence GTGTCAGCGACCCGTGGTGTGCCTCGCGTCCTGGTCATCGAGGACTCCGACGCCATTCGCGAACTCGTCGTCGAGGCGCTGAACGACGCCGGCTATGCAGCAGCGGGTCACGTGGATGGCGACGGCCTGGAACGCACCCTCGACGGTTACCGGCCCGACGCGGTGATCCTCGACGTCATGGTCCCCGGCCGCGACGGGTTCGCGCTCATCGACGTGGTGCGCGCCTGGGGCGACGTCGGCATCCTCATGCTCACCGCGCGCGACGCGCTCGACGACCGGGTGCGCGGCCTCGACGGCGGCGCCGACGACTACGTCGTCAAGCCCTTCGAGATGTCCGAGCTGCTGTCCCGCGTCGGGGCCGTCCTGCGACGGCGCGGTGGCGTGCCGTCGACGGTCGCCGTCGGCGACCTGCTGGTGGACCGGTCTGCGGGCGTCGCGACCCGCGCCGGCCATCGATTGCCACTCACCGCAACGGAACTCAAGATTCTCGAGTTCCTGCTCGACCATCGAGGCAGGATCGTCAGCGCCGCACAGATCCTCACCGCCGTGTGGGGCTATGCCGCGTACGACGACAACCTGGTCCACGTCCACATCAGCAGCCTGCGTCGCAAGCTCGAAGCCCACGGTCCCCGCATCGTGCACACCGCGCGCGGCATCGGATACTCACTGCGGGCCGAGCCGCGGGCAGAACCGAACGCCGAGGGGCCGTGA
- a CDS encoding sugar transferase: MAAGFRLTSDVVTVLVAVVLGSGWAAPAGGPAAWGMPFAVFLAFVVFLHARAALYRRGIAHRFVDDIGPIELAVALAALSTAGALALLGQPRHPEAVIPHVWACAAVLVPAGRLLLLGGLAVARRFHHDLSVPTLIVGNGRIAHQICHRLESSPEYGLTPAGLLSVDPLMWTGSDDDVVTTTPRLGPPDMIAEAIGATGAGAVIIAFSRARDADLIDRVLRVAQARGLTVWVVPRMFDAVGLHARVDHLGGMPLLAVPRADPRGWTFHVKHTGDRVVAALLLLALAPLMLFIAALVHASSPGPILFRQRRVGRDGVPFDCLKFRSMRPPAEADGVFELLSELAPGGVEGVDRRTAVGRILRSTSLDELPQLINVVKGEMSMVGPRPERPDFVDIFDAKVNRYGERHRVKAGITGWAQVHGLRGQTSIADRAEWDNYYIENWSMGLDLKILALTVPAVLRRAT; the protein is encoded by the coding sequence GTGGCCGCTGGGTTCCGGCTCACCTCGGACGTGGTCACCGTCCTCGTGGCCGTCGTGCTCGGGTCGGGGTGGGCCGCCCCGGCCGGCGGCCCCGCGGCCTGGGGGATGCCGTTCGCGGTGTTCCTGGCGTTCGTGGTGTTCCTGCACGCTCGCGCCGCGCTGTATCGCCGCGGCATCGCGCATCGCTTCGTCGACGACATCGGCCCGATCGAGCTGGCCGTCGCGCTCGCGGCGCTGTCGACCGCCGGTGCGTTGGCGCTGCTCGGTCAACCGAGGCACCCGGAAGCAGTGATCCCGCACGTGTGGGCCTGCGCTGCGGTACTGGTGCCGGCAGGGCGGCTGCTGCTGCTCGGCGGCCTGGCCGTCGCCAGGAGGTTTCACCACGACCTGTCGGTGCCCACGCTCATCGTCGGCAACGGCCGGATCGCCCATCAGATCTGCCACCGGCTCGAGTCCTCACCGGAATACGGGCTCACCCCAGCGGGTCTCCTCTCGGTCGACCCGTTGATGTGGACCGGCTCGGACGACGACGTCGTCACCACCACGCCGCGCCTTGGTCCGCCCGACATGATCGCCGAGGCCATCGGCGCTACCGGGGCGGGCGCCGTCATCATCGCGTTCTCCCGGGCCAGGGACGCCGACCTCATCGACCGCGTGCTGCGGGTGGCCCAGGCCCGGGGTCTGACGGTATGGGTCGTGCCCCGGATGTTCGACGCGGTGGGCCTGCACGCCCGGGTCGACCACCTCGGCGGGATGCCGCTGCTGGCAGTGCCGCGCGCCGACCCGCGCGGCTGGACCTTTCACGTCAAGCACACCGGCGACCGGGTGGTCGCGGCGCTCCTGCTGCTCGCGCTGGCGCCGCTGATGCTGTTCATCGCCGCGCTGGTGCACGCCTCGTCGCCGGGTCCGATCCTGTTCCGGCAGCGCCGGGTGGGGCGCGACGGCGTGCCGTTCGACTGCCTGAAGTTCCGGTCGATGCGACCGCCGGCGGAGGCTGACGGCGTGTTCGAACTCCTCTCGGAATTGGCTCCCGGTGGCGTCGAGGGCGTCGACCGACGCACCGCGGTGGGACGGATCCTGCGGTCAACGTCCCTCGACGAGCTGCCGCAGCTGATCAACGTCGTCAAGGGCGAGATGAGCATGGTCGGACCGCGACCGGAGCGCCCCGACTTCGTGGACATCTTCGACGCCAAGGTGAACCGCTACGGGGAGCGGCACCGCGTCAAGGCGGGCATCACCGGGTGGGCTCAGGTGCACGGGCTGCGCGGGCAGACCTCGATTGCCGACCGCGCCGAGTGGGACAACTACTACATCGAGAACTGGTCGATGGGCCTCGACCTCAAGATCCTCGCGTTGACGGTGCCTGCCGTGCTGCGCCGCGCCACCTAG
- a CDS encoding 3-oxoacyl-ACP reductase family protein: protein MAQLDGKKAFVTGGSRGIGAEIVRRLVADGAAVAFTYANSEAEAERLVADVTAGGGRAVAIRANAAEPADITSAVEQAAGDLGGLDIVVNNAGTAHLAPVEEFNAEQFDRVVAVNVGGVFWTVHSALKHLGDGARIINIGSVNADRVPGPGVSVYALTKGAVSSFTRGLARELGPRGITVNNVQPGPIDTDMNPDEGDFAESLKEIVALGRYGRTADVAAIVSFLAGPDAAYVTGANLNVDGGFTI, encoded by the coding sequence ATGGCTCAGCTCGATGGCAAGAAGGCCTTCGTCACCGGCGGCTCGCGGGGAATCGGCGCGGAAATCGTGCGGCGCCTCGTCGCCGACGGTGCGGCGGTGGCGTTCACCTACGCGAACTCCGAGGCCGAGGCCGAGCGTCTCGTCGCCGACGTCACCGCGGGCGGCGGCCGCGCCGTCGCCATCCGCGCGAACGCCGCCGAACCCGCCGACATCACGTCCGCCGTGGAGCAGGCGGCCGGCGACCTCGGTGGCCTGGACATCGTCGTGAACAACGCCGGTACCGCACACCTCGCCCCGGTCGAGGAGTTCAACGCCGAGCAGTTCGACCGCGTGGTCGCCGTGAACGTCGGCGGGGTGTTCTGGACGGTGCACAGCGCCCTCAAGCACCTGGGCGACGGCGCCCGCATCATCAACATCGGCTCGGTCAACGCCGACCGCGTACCGGGTCCGGGGGTGTCGGTGTACGCGTTGACCAAGGGCGCGGTGTCCTCGTTCACGCGTGGGTTGGCACGCGAACTCGGCCCGCGCGGGATCACCGTCAACAACGTGCAGCCGGGTCCCATCGACACCGACATGAACCCCGACGAGGGCGACTTCGCCGAGAGCCTCAAGGAGATCGTCGCGCTCGGTCGCTACGGTCGCACGGCCGACGTCGCCGCCATCGTCAGCTTCCTCGCCGGCCCCGACGCGGCTTACGTCACCGGCGCCAACCTGAACGTCGACGGCGGTTTCACGATCTGA